One Poecilia reticulata strain Guanapo linkage group LG4, Guppy_female_1.0+MT, whole genome shotgun sequence genomic window carries:
- the LOC103464182 gene encoding oxygen-dependent coproporphyrinogen-III oxidase, mitochondrial-like, which yields MATKISRNAKKEEEKETSITERCRGFLTAPVTDISVLEEKKDEMSTKMEMLIMETQAEFCKALEDVEGGTFKVDKWDRKEGGGGISCMMHDGNVFEKAGVDVTVLLGCLTEEAVKQLSGEKVLKGKDGKLPFCAMGVSSVIHPKNPHIPSVHFNYRYFEIEEEDGSKQWWFGGGTDLTPVYIDREDAFLDSFTQEEKDWQQLRRGRYVEFNLMYDRGIKFGLGMPGCRVLMSLPLTARWEFMHEPGKGSQEAEMLEVLRNPKEWV from the exons ATGGCGACCAAGATCTCCCGCAACgcgaagaaggaggaggaaaaagaaacgaGCATTACGGAAAGATGCCGGGGCTTCCTGACTGCACCAGTGACTGACATCAGTGTGCTGGAAGAAAAGAAGGATGAGATGAGCACCAAGATGGAGATGCTGATCATGGAGACTCAGGCTGAGTTCTGTAAAGCCCTGGAGGACGTGGAGGGTGGGACATTCAAGGTGGACAAATGGGACAGGAAGGAAG gtggAGGAGGAATCAGCTGCATGATGCATGAtggaaatgtgtttgaaaaggCAGGAGTGGATGTGACAGTGTTGCTAGGTTGTCTGACTGAAGAGGCTGTGAAACAACTGAGTGGAGAAAAAGTCCTCAAAGGGAAAGACG GTAAGCTGCCATTTTGTGCCATGGGTGTGAGCTCCGTCATCCACCCCAAGAACCCTCACATTCCGTCAGTTCACTTCAATTACAGATACTTTGAAATAGAAGAGGAGGACG GCTCCAAGCAGTGGTGGTTTGGTGGAGGAACAGACCTGACCCCGGTCTATATTGACAGAGAAGACGCCTTTCT TGATTCCTTCACTCAAGAGGAGAAAGACTGGCAACAGCTGCGACGAGGAAG ATACGTAGAGTTTAACCTGATGTATGACAGAGGAATAAAGTTCGGCCTTGGCATGCCTGGCTGCAGAGTCCTCATGTCACTCCCCCTCACTGCCAG GTGGGAGTTCATGCACGAGCCTGGTAAAGGTTCCCAGGAGGCGGAGATGCTGGAAGTACTCAGAAACCCAAAGGAGTGGGTGTGA
- the ccdc181 gene encoding coiled-coil domain-containing protein 181 isoform X4 translates to MTEANSSKSQVDYEDDFEKDLDWLISEEGQSEQGSDYGDVDAEIDKELEKEETPVEEIGNGNKDQKPDHVKEDEERWPPPMVPLAYDMEQASTSLHAESPFPETDEQTDVDQKYILDKIEQANKELEEQDTPDMTRQRRLQFKDTLVDLVVPPPLSDSYSDDTDEEKERALIAGATSVVSGMLSNLIIDSSGQISSKDRASKEFRRSSVEGLQETKESKVLVEKDAKRPVAEDEGEEGEACQRDCRSSYQAEQKKREEEELKKQENEQAFKSWLIRKREQIFEERKIHHAKEIERMNAKRDVYDPEEAYRSWLQKKKEQVQKERQVVELRKLEEECNCLMHSRQECDRAFNLWLKQKRDEKRAQQLLNIEQSRRMAVDVRRARRMNELLCAVNASRPFQFTDDSAYRY, encoded by the exons ATGACTGAGGCAAATTCATCCAAGTCTCAGGTGGATTATGAAGACGATTTTGAAAAGGATCTTGACTGGCTAATCAGTGAGGAGGGCCAAAGTGAACAG GGCTCTGACTATGGGGACGTAGACGCAGAAATAGACAAAGAGCTGGAGAAGGAAGAGACCCCAGTAGAAGAGATAGGAAATGGAAACAAGGACCAAAAACCAGACCACGTGAAAGAGGATGAAGAAAGGTGGCCGCCTCCTATGGTGCCGTTAGCCTATGACATGGAGCAGGCGAGTACATCATTACATGCAGAATCACCTTTTCCTGAGACAGATGAGCAGACAGATGTGGATCAGAAGTACATCTTGGATAAAATCGAGCAGGCCAACAAGGAACTAGAGGAACAAGACACGCCAGATATGACGAGACAGAGACGGCTTCAGTTTAAAGACACACTGGTGGACCTGGTGGTGCCCCCACCCCTCTCAGATAGCTACTCCGATGACACTGATGAAGAAAAGGAGAGAGCCTTGATTGCAGGTGCAACATCGGTGGTGTCAGGGATGTTGTCCAACTTAATCATTGACTCTAGCGGACAAATTAGCAGCAAGGACAGAGCCAGCAAGGAATTCAGAAGATCTAGTGTTGAAGGACTTCAGGAAACTAAGGAGAGTAAAGTGCTTGTGGAAAAAGATG caaaAAGACCTGTTGCAGAagatgaaggagaagaaggagaggCTTGCCAGAGAG ATTGTCGTTCTTCTTATCAGGCAGAGCAGAAGAAgcgtgaggaagaggagctaaAGAAACAGGAGAACGAGCAGGCCTTCAAGTCGTGGTTGATTAGGAAAAGAGAACAGATTTTTGAGGAGAGAAAGATTCATCATGCCAAGGAGATAGAGAGGATGAATGCGAAG AGAGACGTCTATGACCCAGAGGAGGCCTACAGGTCGTGGCTTCAGAAGAAAAAGGAGCAGGtgcagaaagagagacaggTTGTGGAGCTCAGGAAACTTGAGGAGGAGTGTAACTGCCTAATGCACAGCCGCCAGGAGTGTGACCGTGCCTTCAATCT GTGGCTGAAGCAGAAACGGGATGAAAAGCGAGCACAGCAGCTGTTAAACATAGAGCAGTCCCGCAGGATGGCGGTGGATGTGCGGCGTGCGCGCCGTATGAATGAGCTGCTCTGTGCCGTCAATGCATCCAGACCCTTCCAGTTCACGGATGACTCCGCCTACCGCTACTGA
- the ccdc181 gene encoding coiled-coil domain-containing protein 181 isoform X3 produces MTEANSSKSQVDYEDDFEKDLDWLISEEGQSEQGSDYGDVDAEIDKELEKEETPVEEIGNGNKDQKPDHVKEDEERWPPPMVPLAYDMEQASTSLHAESPFPETDEQTDVDQKYILDKIEQANKELEEQDTPDMTRQRRLQFKDTLVDLVVPPPLSDSYSDDTDEEKERALIAGATSVVSGMLSNLIIDSSGQISSKDRASKEFRRSSVEGLQETKESKVLVEKDAPRPPTRPKARPNSARPNSARPNSASQGQRFVLMRNGKRRVQSATGTPSKATFALSLQQKDLLQKMKEKKERLAREAEQKKREEEELKKQENEQAFKSWLIRKREQIFEERKIHHAKEIERMNAKRDVYDPEEAYRSWLQKKKEQVQKERQVVELRKLEEECNCLMHSRQECDRAFNLWLKQKRDEKRAQQLLNIEQSRRMAVDVRRARRMNELLCAVNASRPFQFTDDSAYRY; encoded by the exons ATGACTGAGGCAAATTCATCCAAGTCTCAGGTGGATTATGAAGACGATTTTGAAAAGGATCTTGACTGGCTAATCAGTGAGGAGGGCCAAAGTGAACAG GGCTCTGACTATGGGGACGTAGACGCAGAAATAGACAAAGAGCTGGAGAAGGAAGAGACCCCAGTAGAAGAGATAGGAAATGGAAACAAGGACCAAAAACCAGACCACGTGAAAGAGGATGAAGAAAGGTGGCCGCCTCCTATGGTGCCGTTAGCCTATGACATGGAGCAGGCGAGTACATCATTACATGCAGAATCACCTTTTCCTGAGACAGATGAGCAGACAGATGTGGATCAGAAGTACATCTTGGATAAAATCGAGCAGGCCAACAAGGAACTAGAGGAACAAGACACGCCAGATATGACGAGACAGAGACGGCTTCAGTTTAAAGACACACTGGTGGACCTGGTGGTGCCCCCACCCCTCTCAGATAGCTACTCCGATGACACTGATGAAGAAAAGGAGAGAGCCTTGATTGCAGGTGCAACATCGGTGGTGTCAGGGATGTTGTCCAACTTAATCATTGACTCTAGCGGACAAATTAGCAGCAAGGACAGAGCCAGCAAGGAATTCAGAAGATCTAGTGTTGAAGGACTTCAGGAAACTAAGGAGAGTAAAGTGCTTGTGGAAAAAGATG CGCCGCGACCTCCGACTCGGCCCAAGGCCAGACCCAATTCGGCCAGACCCAATTCGGCCAGACCCAATTCGGCCAGCCAAGGCCAGAGATTTGTTCTGATGAGAAACGGCAAGAGGCGAGTGCAGTCTGCGACAGGAACTCCTTCCAAGGCGACCTTTGctctctctctgcagcaaaAAGACCTGTTGCAGAagatgaaggagaagaaggagaggCTTGCCAGAGAG GCAGAGCAGAAGAAgcgtgaggaagaggagctaaAGAAACAGGAGAACGAGCAGGCCTTCAAGTCGTGGTTGATTAGGAAAAGAGAACAGATTTTTGAGGAGAGAAAGATTCATCATGCCAAGGAGATAGAGAGGATGAATGCGAAG AGAGACGTCTATGACCCAGAGGAGGCCTACAGGTCGTGGCTTCAGAAGAAAAAGGAGCAGGtgcagaaagagagacaggTTGTGGAGCTCAGGAAACTTGAGGAGGAGTGTAACTGCCTAATGCACAGCCGCCAGGAGTGTGACCGTGCCTTCAATCT GTGGCTGAAGCAGAAACGGGATGAAAAGCGAGCACAGCAGCTGTTAAACATAGAGCAGTCCCGCAGGATGGCGGTGGATGTGCGGCGTGCGCGCCGTATGAATGAGCTGCTCTGTGCCGTCAATGCATCCAGACCCTTCCAGTTCACGGATGACTCCGCCTACCGCTACTGA
- the ccdc181 gene encoding coiled-coil domain-containing protein 181 isoform X1: MTEANSSKSQVDYEDDFEKDLDWLISEEGQSEQGSDYGDVDAEIDKELEKEETPVEEIGNGNKDQKPDHVKEDEERWPPPMVPLAYDMEQASTSLHAESPFPETDEQTDVDQKYILDKIEQANKELEEQDTPDMTRQRRLQFKDTLVDLVVPPPLSDSYSDDTDEEKERALIAGATSVVSGMLSNLIIDSSGQISSKDRASKEFRRSSVEGLQETKESKVLVEKDGKFDLVSMKDMESQSLLPPILNNVGNGTQTSAHLQPSFQLGTDQLKAPRPPTRPKARPNSARPNSARPNSASQGQRFVLMRNGKRRVQSATGTPSKATFALSLQQKDLLQKMKEKKERLAREAEQKKREEEELKKQENEQAFKSWLIRKREQIFEERKIHHAKEIERMNAKRDVYDPEEAYRSWLQKKKEQVQKERQVVELRKLEEECNCLMHSRQECDRAFNLWLKQKRDEKRAQQLLNIEQSRRMAVDVRRARRMNELLCAVNASRPFQFTDDSAYRY, encoded by the exons ATGACTGAGGCAAATTCATCCAAGTCTCAGGTGGATTATGAAGACGATTTTGAAAAGGATCTTGACTGGCTAATCAGTGAGGAGGGCCAAAGTGAACAG GGCTCTGACTATGGGGACGTAGACGCAGAAATAGACAAAGAGCTGGAGAAGGAAGAGACCCCAGTAGAAGAGATAGGAAATGGAAACAAGGACCAAAAACCAGACCACGTGAAAGAGGATGAAGAAAGGTGGCCGCCTCCTATGGTGCCGTTAGCCTATGACATGGAGCAGGCGAGTACATCATTACATGCAGAATCACCTTTTCCTGAGACAGATGAGCAGACAGATGTGGATCAGAAGTACATCTTGGATAAAATCGAGCAGGCCAACAAGGAACTAGAGGAACAAGACACGCCAGATATGACGAGACAGAGACGGCTTCAGTTTAAAGACACACTGGTGGACCTGGTGGTGCCCCCACCCCTCTCAGATAGCTACTCCGATGACACTGATGAAGAAAAGGAGAGAGCCTTGATTGCAGGTGCAACATCGGTGGTGTCAGGGATGTTGTCCAACTTAATCATTGACTCTAGCGGACAAATTAGCAGCAAGGACAGAGCCAGCAAGGAATTCAGAAGATCTAGTGTTGAAGGACTTCAGGAAACTAAGGAGAGTAAAGTGCTTGTGGAAAAAGATGGTAAGTTTGACCTTGTTAGTATGAAGGATATGGAGAGCCAGAGTCTGCTCCCTCCAATATTAAATAATGTAGGTAATGGTACACAGACGTCTGCTCACCTCCAACCCTCCTTTCAACTGGGCACTGATCAACTTAAAGCGCCGCGACCTCCGACTCGGCCCAAGGCCAGACCCAATTCGGCCAGACCCAATTCGGCCAGACCCAATTCGGCCAGCCAAGGCCAGAGATTTGTTCTGATGAGAAACGGCAAGAGGCGAGTGCAGTCTGCGACAGGAACTCCTTCCAAGGCGACCTTTGctctctctctgcagcaaaAAGACCTGTTGCAGAagatgaaggagaagaaggagaggCTTGCCAGAGAG GCAGAGCAGAAGAAgcgtgaggaagaggagctaaAGAAACAGGAGAACGAGCAGGCCTTCAAGTCGTGGTTGATTAGGAAAAGAGAACAGATTTTTGAGGAGAGAAAGATTCATCATGCCAAGGAGATAGAGAGGATGAATGCGAAG AGAGACGTCTATGACCCAGAGGAGGCCTACAGGTCGTGGCTTCAGAAGAAAAAGGAGCAGGtgcagaaagagagacaggTTGTGGAGCTCAGGAAACTTGAGGAGGAGTGTAACTGCCTAATGCACAGCCGCCAGGAGTGTGACCGTGCCTTCAATCT GTGGCTGAAGCAGAAACGGGATGAAAAGCGAGCACAGCAGCTGTTAAACATAGAGCAGTCCCGCAGGATGGCGGTGGATGTGCGGCGTGCGCGCCGTATGAATGAGCTGCTCTGTGCCGTCAATGCATCCAGACCCTTCCAGTTCACGGATGACTCCGCCTACCGCTACTGA
- the ccdc181 gene encoding coiled-coil domain-containing protein 181 isoform X2, with product MTEANSSKSQVDYEDDFEKDLDWLISEEGQSEQGSDYGDVDAEIDKELEKEETPVEEIGNGNKDQKPDHVKEDEERWPPPMVPLAYDMEQASTSLHAESPFPETDEQTDVDQKYILDKIEQANKELEEQDTPDMTRQRRLQFKDTLVDLVVPPPLSDSYSDDTDEEKERALIAGATSVVSGMLSNLIIDSSGQISSKDRASKEFRRSSVEGLQETKESKVLVEKDGNGTQTSAHLQPSFQLGTDQLKAPRPPTRPKARPNSARPNSARPNSASQGQRFVLMRNGKRRVQSATGTPSKATFALSLQQKDLLQKMKEKKERLAREAEQKKREEEELKKQENEQAFKSWLIRKREQIFEERKIHHAKEIERMNAKRDVYDPEEAYRSWLQKKKEQVQKERQVVELRKLEEECNCLMHSRQECDRAFNLWLKQKRDEKRAQQLLNIEQSRRMAVDVRRARRMNELLCAVNASRPFQFTDDSAYRY from the exons ATGACTGAGGCAAATTCATCCAAGTCTCAGGTGGATTATGAAGACGATTTTGAAAAGGATCTTGACTGGCTAATCAGTGAGGAGGGCCAAAGTGAACAG GGCTCTGACTATGGGGACGTAGACGCAGAAATAGACAAAGAGCTGGAGAAGGAAGAGACCCCAGTAGAAGAGATAGGAAATGGAAACAAGGACCAAAAACCAGACCACGTGAAAGAGGATGAAGAAAGGTGGCCGCCTCCTATGGTGCCGTTAGCCTATGACATGGAGCAGGCGAGTACATCATTACATGCAGAATCACCTTTTCCTGAGACAGATGAGCAGACAGATGTGGATCAGAAGTACATCTTGGATAAAATCGAGCAGGCCAACAAGGAACTAGAGGAACAAGACACGCCAGATATGACGAGACAGAGACGGCTTCAGTTTAAAGACACACTGGTGGACCTGGTGGTGCCCCCACCCCTCTCAGATAGCTACTCCGATGACACTGATGAAGAAAAGGAGAGAGCCTTGATTGCAGGTGCAACATCGGTGGTGTCAGGGATGTTGTCCAACTTAATCATTGACTCTAGCGGACAAATTAGCAGCAAGGACAGAGCCAGCAAGGAATTCAGAAGATCTAGTGTTGAAGGACTTCAGGAAACTAAGGAGAGTAAAGTGCTTGTGGAAAAAGATG GTAATGGTACACAGACGTCTGCTCACCTCCAACCCTCCTTTCAACTGGGCACTGATCAACTTAAAGCGCCGCGACCTCCGACTCGGCCCAAGGCCAGACCCAATTCGGCCAGACCCAATTCGGCCAGACCCAATTCGGCCAGCCAAGGCCAGAGATTTGTTCTGATGAGAAACGGCAAGAGGCGAGTGCAGTCTGCGACAGGAACTCCTTCCAAGGCGACCTTTGctctctctctgcagcaaaAAGACCTGTTGCAGAagatgaaggagaagaaggagaggCTTGCCAGAGAG GCAGAGCAGAAGAAgcgtgaggaagaggagctaaAGAAACAGGAGAACGAGCAGGCCTTCAAGTCGTGGTTGATTAGGAAAAGAGAACAGATTTTTGAGGAGAGAAAGATTCATCATGCCAAGGAGATAGAGAGGATGAATGCGAAG AGAGACGTCTATGACCCAGAGGAGGCCTACAGGTCGTGGCTTCAGAAGAAAAAGGAGCAGGtgcagaaagagagacaggTTGTGGAGCTCAGGAAACTTGAGGAGGAGTGTAACTGCCTAATGCACAGCCGCCAGGAGTGTGACCGTGCCTTCAATCT GTGGCTGAAGCAGAAACGGGATGAAAAGCGAGCACAGCAGCTGTTAAACATAGAGCAGTCCCGCAGGATGGCGGTGGATGTGCGGCGTGCGCGCCGTATGAATGAGCTGCTCTGTGCCGTCAATGCATCCAGACCCTTCCAGTTCACGGATGACTCCGCCTACCGCTACTGA
- the LOC103464128 gene encoding oxygen-dependent coproporphyrinogen-III oxidase, mitochondrial-like → MASIVLLSVKQTAQTKAKRCLGSRLKGLAGAGGPSATFLPGRECLSKGLNLRFMSHGTAGRSAAGTTRRGALAFSGAAAVTAAAVVGFLANANHFQRAEMATTIPQKAKREEEEEEGDIAQRCRGFMSVPVTDISVLEKRKDEMSTKMEMLIMETQAEFCKALEDVDGGTFKVDKWQRKEGGGGISCVMQDGKVFEKAGVNVSVVFGYLTEEAAKQMRSRGKVLKGKDGKLPFCAMGVSSVIHPKNPHIPTVHFNYRYFEIEEEDGSKQWWFGGGTDLTPVYIDREDAFLFHNTLKEACDKHHPKYYADFQKWCDRYFYVRHRGETXGIGGIFFDDXDSPNQEEVFNFVKSCARTVVPCYLPIVRKHLNDSFTQEEKDWQQLRRGSYVEFNLMYDRGIKFGLATPGCRVLMSLPLTARWEFMHEPGEGSQEAEMLEVLRNPKQWV, encoded by the exons atggcGTCCATCGTTCTTTTATCGGTAAAGCAGACGGCTCAGACCAAAGCAAAACGGTGTTTGGGTTCTCGATTAAAGGGACTCGCAGGTGCTGGTGGCCCATCCGCGACTTTCCTTCCGGGAAGGGAATGCCTTTCCAAAGGCTTGAACTTACGGTTCATGTCCCACGGGACCGCTGGTCGGTCTGCAGCCGGGACAACCAGAAGGGGAGCCCTGGCGTTTAGTGGTGCGGCGGCGGTGACCGCCGCAGCTGTGGTGGGCTTTCTGGCTAACGCTAATCACTTCCAACGGGCAGAGATGGCGACCACAATCCCCCAGAAGGcaaagagggaggaagaggaagaagagggagacaTTGCGCAAAGATGCCGGGGCTTCATGTCGGTCCCAGTGACTGACATCAGCGTACTGGAGAAAAGGAAGGATGAGATGAGCACCAAGATGGAGATGCTGATCATGGAGACTCAGGCTGAGTTCTGTAAAGCCCTGGAGGACGTGGACGGTGGGACATTCAAGGTGGATAAATGGCAAAGGAAGGAAG gTGGAGGAGGAATCAGCTGTGTGATGCAGGACGGAAAGGTGTTTGAGAAGGCAGGAGTTAATGTGTCGGTGGTGTTCGGGTATCTGACTGAGGAGGCTGCGAAACAAATGAGAAGCAGAGGGAAAGTCCTCAAAGGGAAAGACG GTAAGCTGCCATTTTGTGCCATGGGTGTGAGCTCCGTCATCCACCCCAAGAACCCTCACATTCCTACAGTGCACTTCAATTACAGATACTTTGAAATAGAAGAGGAGGACG GCTCCAAGCAGTGGTGGTTTG GTGGAGGAACAGACCTGACCCCGGTGTATATTGACAGAGAAGATGCCTTTCTGTTCCACAACACCCTGAAGGAGGCCTGTGACAAACATCACCCGAAGTACTACGCAGACTTTCAAAAATG GTGTGACAGGTACTTCTACGTCCGTCACAGAGGAGAGACTYGGGGCATCGGAGGAATCTTCTTTGAYGACVTTGACTCCCCAAATCAGGAGGAGGTGTTCAACTTTGTTAAGAGCTGCGCTCGAACCGTGGTGCCCTGTTACCTTCCCATTGTGAGGAAACATCTGAATGATTCCTTCACTCAAGAGGAGAAAGACTGGCAACAGCTGCGACGAGGAAG cTACGTAGAGTTTAACCTGATGTATGACAGGGGAATAAAGTTCGGCCTTGCCACGCCTGGCTGCAGAGTCCTCATGTCGCTCCCCCTCACTGCCAG GTGGGAGTTCATGCACGAGCCTGGTGAAGGTTCCCAGGAGGCAGAGATGCTGGAAGTACTCAGAAACCCAAAGCAGTGGGTGTGA